The sequence ATATTACCGTAATAGCCTCCTTTTAAAAATCGCGACCCCTGAATAAAATCATATCCTTCATTTATTATTGGGTCTATTAGCCTTGATATTTCTTGAGGATTATCCTTATCATTTCCTGCCATAATCACAATTATATCGTATTTATTTTCTATGGCATAATCAATGGCTGTTCTTATCCCCGCCCCTACCCCCTTTCGTTCTTTATGGGTTATCACAACTGCCCCTTGTGATTCTGCTTCCTTTCTGGTATTATCTGTTGAATAATCATCGACAACTAATATTAAATCAACCAGACTCTTTGGAATCTTTTTAACTACATTTCCAATTTTTCCTTCTTCATTAAAGGCAATTGGTGATGCTATAATCTTTAATTTATCCTTCATATCCTCCCTCCTTATTGTCCAAACTCCTTTATGGAATTTACCACCATCTCTATTTGTTCCACAGTCAACTCAGGAAACATTGGTAGAGATAGAATCTCATTTGCATATTTTTCAGTAATAGGGAATGTGCCTATTTTATATTCTAAATCTTCATAAGCCTTCTGAAGATGAATAGGTATAGGATAGTGAATACCTACAGAAATACCTTTATCTGTAAGATATTTTTGTAATTCATCTCTTTGTTTTGTTCTGATAACATAGAGATGATAGACATGTTTAGCATAAGGAGCTTTTGTGGGAGTAATCACCTCTGTGCCACCAAGCAATTCGGAATATTTCTGGGCATGCTGGATTCTCAGGCTATTCCATTTTTCAAGATATTTCAGTTTGACCCGAAGGATAGCGGCTTGCATTGTATCCAACCGACTATTAAATCCCTTGAATAGGTGATGATACTTGACCTTCTGTCCATAATCTCTAAGCATTTTTACTTTTTCAGCCAACTGTGCATTATTTGTTACTACCAGACCTCCATCACCATAAGCACCTAAGTTTTTACCCGGGTAGAAACTAAAGGCACCAATATCACCTATCGCACCTACTTTTCTTCCATTATATTCGGCTAAATGTGCCTGGCAGGCATCCTCAATAATCCAGAGATTGTATTTTTTAGCAAGATTAGTCAAAACATCCATATCTACTGGCTGTCCATACAAATGAACTGGCATAATAGCCTTTGTTCTGAGTGTAATACATTCTTCAATCTTTGATAAATCTATATTGTAGGTCAAAGAGTCTATATCGACAAGAACAGGTTTTGCTCCCGCCTGTGATACCGCTAATGGAGTAGCAATAAAGGTATTAGCCGGGAGAATCACTTCATCTCCCTCCGCTATGCCACATGCCAATAGGGCTAAATGTAAGGCATCTGTGCCTGAGGCGACACCAATACCATACTTTGCCTCACACAAACGAGCAAATTCTTCCTCAAAGAGTTTTACCTCCTCTCCTAAAATAAAATTAGCCTGTTCCATCACCTTTATTACAGCCTCTTTAACCTCTTGTTCAATTGATTGATACTGGGATTTAAGGTCAACAAACGGTATCTTCATAATTTTTTTCTCCTTTACTTGTTGGTAATTGGTAACTGGTAATTAGTTATCCGTTACTTACTTTTAATTTCGTGAAGCCTTATCTTATTCAATCTGCTTTGTGATAGAGGGCAGAGATGATATATTATCTATAATGAAATCAGGACATAACGACTCCAATAATTCTCTGTTTCTGATTCCACTCAAAACAGCAATAGTTTTAATATTTAATTCTTTGCCTGCTAATATATCAACTTCTGTATCTCCCACAATAATAGACGAAACCGGAATAAACTCCGGATAATTTTCTAATAATCTTTTTTTGGTATAAAGAGAACCTCCGTTATCTTTTTCGGTCAGAATAGTTTTAAAAAAATCGAGTATCTCAAAATCTCGAAGTTCGTCTATCAAGTTTTCATAAGAATTTCTCAGGGTAATTAAGATAAGGGAATAGTTATTATAAAGGGTTTTCAGAACATCTGGCACCCAGGGCCACATAATATCGTATTTCAGAAATTCAGGCGTTTCAATTAACTGTTTCCATCTGTGAAGAGATATTTCTTGACTTAGTTCTACTCCACTTTCCTTGAAAATTTCTTCGCTGGGCACACGATTTTTCTTCATCTCCCAATAGGCATCTTTTGACAGAATATTAGGTGCCGTTTTCCCTAAAATATATCGATAAACCGCATAATACTTTTCAGATACATCAAGTATAGGGCCATCAAGGTCTATATAAATATCCAATTTTATTCCCCACTATTTCTGGAGATTATGTCTCCTTTTCTCTAATTCTTCTTTATATAGCCTTATAGTTTTTTCATCGGTTAGGACAGGAAGAAAATCCATTCCTCTAATCCAGGCAAGTCCCGGGGTTAAGGGGTTTATTTTCTTTGGGATAAAAGAAGAAACATCTTCATCAAAAGCTAACTTCACAAAAATATAAGGCATATTTAGCCCACAAGAAGTGAAGAAATAATGCGTGGTAAAGAATCGACCAATATTAATTTCTGTAGGATTAGGAATACCGTCTTTATCGTAGGTTAAATCCACTGAAAAGATTCCATTTGGGTGGTTATCTACGGCCATTATGGTTTTTAAGGCTATTTCGTCAACAACCGGGTCAGAAACAGTTATTCCTGTTCCTGTAATTCCTGTAACACCAGAAGGGGCTCTATTACCCAGTTCCCAATATAGCCTTTTTCTACCCTGACCCACAATTAGTTCGCCATTTTTCCACAGAGACATCCAGGTAATGGAATCTGGTTTTAGGCATTCAGCCGCGGTAAAACTACCCCAACCGTCACAGAAATCTATCCATGCCCTGGCGACATTGTAATTTTCTGCACGGAAACTTCCCATTCCACCACCAGGGCTGAATGTCGCTCTAACCCAAACTGGCGTGCCAAATTTATCAACTGCGATTTTAAGGTCATCTTCGTTATTTATCCTCATTGTCTCTGGAACTTTAAGTCCAGCTTCCTTCCACTTAAGATAAGAAGCGAATTTATCCTGACATAATTCTATGGTTTTATGCTCTGGCAAAAATACCCTGAGTTTATACTCATCCCGGAGTTCCTTTCTTATCTTTGAGATAGCATAAATTTCCTGGTCTGGCTGTGAATAAATCAGCGTAGGTTTTGTTTCCTGAATAATCTCCTTTAAGATAGGAAGATAATCATTATGCGTCGGATGGGGAACTAAATACTTTTCATTAGTTTCAGCCCGATGCAAGGAATATTCATTACAATCAACACCGATAAGATAGAAATTTTCACTGGAGACTCTCAGTGACCTGACAAAATTTGTTGAGGGTGTTCCTCCAGCACCAGTAATCAAAATTCTTTTCATTTCTCCTCCTTATTTTTACACATTTACCGCCACGCCATTTTTTGCTAAAGATTCCTCAATGGCTCTTAAAACTTTTACTACCTTTACACCACTTTTGCCATCTGTAAAAGGAGTTTGATTGTGAGTAATACAATTTAAAAAATGTTGGCATTGTGTTTTTAAAGGTTCTATCATCTGAACTTTAGGACTAATAATATCACCATCTCTCAAGGCAAGCTTAAATTCTCCAAAGCCATCATAAGTTCCTTCCAGGGTAACTCCTTTTTCAAATACCCTGACTGGCTCTAAAGGATTCAAGTCATCAAAAACAATCCGTTTTTTACTTCCCACGACAACTATTTCTCTAACTTTATTTGAATCAATCCAACTTACATGGATATTCCCAATTATTCCATTAGGATATTCTAATGTGAGGAAACTTACATCGGCTCTATCTTTTTTCAAGAAGAACCCACCTTTGGCACTAACATTAATAGGTTCCATATTAAGGAAATAAGAAAATATAGAAATGTCATGAGGTGCCAGGTCCCAGATAACATTAACATCTTCTCGGATTAAACCAAGGTGTGTTCGAGTAGCATGAAGATAATAAATCTTTCCAATACTACCATCATCAATATATTCTTTTACCTTTCTAATACCTGCATTGTAAAGAAAGGTATGTCCGACCATTAAAATCTTGCCCTTTTGATTGGACAATTTCACTAATTCTTGACCTTCTTTAGGCAGGTAAGTAATTGGTTTTTCTATCAGAACATGTTTATCATGCTCAAGCACATCTTTTGCTATTTGATAATGAGTGATAGTTGATGTCGCCACGACAACGGCATCGATTTCTGGATTCTTAAGCATTTTCAAATAATCTGTTTGAGTAGTTATATCAGGAAACTGTTTTTTAATCTTGTTAAGCTGTTCCTCGCTCAAGTCACAACACTCTACTACCTTACAGTCCGCTAAGGCATTAAAATTTCGGACATAATTAGGTCCCCAATGACCACATCCAATAATCCCTATTTTTATCATTTTTTTGGTACCTCCTTAAATCTTTAGAACGCTCTCGGATAAAGTAACCGTTCACCGCAGAGACACAGAGACGCAGAGAAAAAATTAAAATCTATGGACGATGCGCAACAATTCCCTCTCT is a genomic window of bacterium containing:
- a CDS encoding carboxylate--amine ligase; translation: MKRILITGAGGTPSTNFVRSLRVSSENFYLIGVDCNEYSLHRAETNEKYLVPHPTHNDYLPILKEIIQETKPTLIYSQPDQEIYAISKIRKELRDEYKLRVFLPEHKTIELCQDKFASYLKWKEAGLKVPETMRINNEDDLKIAVDKFGTPVWVRATFSPGGGMGSFRAENYNVARAWIDFCDGWGSFTAAECLKPDSITWMSLWKNGELIVGQGRKRLYWELGNRAPSGVTGITGTGITVSDPVVDEIALKTIMAVDNHPNGIFSVDLTYDKDGIPNPTEINIGRFFTTHYFFTSCGLNMPYIFVKLAFDEDVSSFIPKKINPLTPGLAWIRGMDFLPVLTDEKTIRLYKEELEKRRHNLQK
- a CDS encoding DegT/DnrJ/EryC1/StrS family aminotransferase; its protein translation is MKIPFVDLKSQYQSIEQEVKEAVIKVMEQANFILGEEVKLFEEEFARLCEAKYGIGVASGTDALHLALLACGIAEGDEVILPANTFIATPLAVSQAGAKPVLVDIDSLTYNIDLSKIEECITLRTKAIMPVHLYGQPVDMDVLTNLAKKYNLWIIEDACQAHLAEYNGRKVGAIGDIGAFSFYPGKNLGAYGDGGLVVTNNAQLAEKVKMLRDYGQKVKYHHLFKGFNSRLDTMQAAILRVKLKYLEKWNSLRIQHAQKYSELLGGTEVITPTKAPYAKHVYHLYVIRTKQRDELQKYLTDKGISVGIHYPIPIHLQKAYEDLEYKIGTFPITEKYANEILSLPMFPELTVEQIEMVVNSIKEFGQ
- a CDS encoding HAD hydrolase-like protein yields the protein MDIYIDLDGPILDVSEKYYAVYRYILGKTAPNILSKDAYWEMKKNRVPSEEIFKESGVELSQEISLHRWKQLIETPEFLKYDIMWPWVPDVLKTLYNNYSLILITLRNSYENLIDELRDFEILDFFKTILTEKDNGGSLYTKKRLLENYPEFIPVSSIIVGDTEVDILAGKELNIKTIAVLSGIRNRELLESLCPDFIIDNISSLPSITKQIE
- a CDS encoding glycosyltransferase family 2 protein, which produces MKDKLKIIASPIAFNEEGKIGNVVKKIPKSLVDLILVVDDYSTDNTRKEAESQGAVVITHKERKGVGAGIRTAIDYAIENKYDIIVIMAGNDKDNPQEISRLIDPIINEGYDFIQGSRFLKGGYYGNMPFYRILATKLHPLIFSILVGARLTESTNGFRAFKTSLFNDKRINLWQDWLNSYELEPYLYYKVIKCGYKWKEVPVTKIYPQKGTTKMVPFKDWWRILKPLFCLWLGIKK
- a CDS encoding Gfo/Idh/MocA family oxidoreductase; translated protein: MIKIGIIGCGHWGPNYVRNFNALADCKVVECCDLSEEQLNKIKKQFPDITTQTDYLKMLKNPEIDAVVVATSTITHYQIAKDVLEHDKHVLIEKPITYLPKEGQELVKLSNQKGKILMVGHTFLYNAGIRKVKEYIDDGSIGKIYYLHATRTHLGLIREDVNVIWDLAPHDISIFSYFLNMEPINVSAKGGFFLKKDRADVSFLTLEYPNGIIGNIHVSWIDSNKVREIVVVGSKKRIVFDDLNPLEPVRVFEKGVTLEGTYDGFGEFKLALRDGDIISPKVQMIEPLKTQCQHFLNCITHNQTPFTDGKSGVKVVKVLRAIEESLAKNGVAVNV